From the Musa acuminata AAA Group cultivar baxijiao chromosome BXJ3-7, Cavendish_Baxijiao_AAA, whole genome shotgun sequence genome, one window contains:
- the LOC108953307 gene encoding LOW QUALITY PROTEIN: uncharacterized protein LOC108953307 (The sequence of the model RefSeq protein was modified relative to this genomic sequence to represent the inferred CDS: inserted 1 base in 1 codon; substituted 1 base at 1 genomic stop codon), with product MRSVMEFAENLILRMMEEPRRRDEAQWEHIYAMRKRCGKAKANXSLPVXPYGFWTFDRFNAQISQVPGCLDPYDDLLLDQPSDFPPSSSPPK from the exons atgagGTCCGTGATGGAGTTCGCAGAGAACCTGATCCTGCGGATGATGGAGGAACCGAGAAGGAGGGACGAGGCGCAGTGGGAGCATATCTACGCGATGCGGAAGCGGTGCGGGAAGGCCAAGGCCAACTGAAGCCTCCCCG CGCCCTACGGCTTCTGGACCTTCGACCGCTTCAACGCCCAGATCAGCCAGGTCCCCGGTTGCCTCGATCCCTACGACGACCTCCTCCTCGACCAGCCCTCAGACTTCCCTCCGTCTTCCTCTCCCCCCAAATGA